The Sesamum indicum cultivar Zhongzhi No. 13 linkage group LG6, S_indicum_v1.0, whole genome shotgun sequence genomic interval TTAAAAtcgagagagattgagagTAAGAGTATGATACTTGTCTTCCCAAAATGACTACAGAAAGGGTCCATTTATAGGCGACCATGAAGCAAGACTCAAAACATTGTTATGGCGAATCATACACCTTGAAAAGTTGAACGTGTTAGGAACCCATCAGAAAAATTGGTTCATACTTTGAGTTTATCTAGGCGAAGATATGACTTTTTGACTAAATGTTGCCCAACTTGTCGGAGAATCCGAGAATCTGTTACCTGCtgcttaaatatttgatttcagCCGGATAGTTTGGAGTTCGTTAGGATCTTTTAGTTTAACATGTCCTAAGGTGTCAATGACCGATGTGACGTGTCTTCCTGCTATATGCTGACTCACCTTGTAGGATTAGGCTTATTTCTTGAGCCTTAGTAAAGATAAGACAAGTTATAAGCTTAATACATTACTCATAGGACAACAATACCTAACTCATTGAGCTGGTGGGGGCTCACTTCCTTATTCTTGgattttgaggaaaaatatttgtgggaGCATcatcaatcttatttttttcaaattaatggtTCAGATTTATCCTCACctattttataacaaaatacaCAGTACACatcttctctttatttttcaggctataaaaataataaaaataaaataaaaaaagattaaccGTTGTCTCTCTCACACTCCCCACCCGCCTGTCTCCGCCTTCGATGGCCTCCCCCCGTCTCTCTACCCCACCTCCACCCTCGCCACCACCCTATTTTCCCAACCTACACTATCTTCCCACCTCTTTCATCTCCCCTCTTCCTCACCACTTCCTGTGTTGCCTCCCCTTCTCCTCCCCCTTCCAGATCGGCAACTATCGCTCCCCCCCACCCACTGTCCCTCTGTGCTGCGCCGCCACcctcatattttttgtgtatttatttactaatattgtATGTACATATTATGTATCTGTATTTGTGTATATGTATtcgtatataatttattttataattttagttatataattgttataaacttatttttgcaacttgaataaattataattttagttatataattgttataaatttatttttgtaacttgaataaattttaagccGTTGATCTAACTCAAATGAATGTGAGTCATTGATTTGTGTATCAAATATGAAACGTTGATATGAATTAGAAAAGATATAAACCatcaatttgtttattaaattagaaccatttacatacatatatatatatatatataataagatctAACGGTGTATGATTaggaatataaaaattattttatagctaaaaattaagtaaatcgCATCAAAGGCGCGTGGTGCACACCACCTGCATGAAGGGGGaattttgcacattttttagaaaatgagaTAGGTAAAttggtgttttatttttcacaagggGGTTATTTGCCTATTTCTTGTATCACAGgtaggtaaattgcaattttttctttatttatatctgTGTTACAAACTTTAGAATAGCATGAAGTCCCTAAATCATACATGATTATGACGCATGATACGGGTGTGATGGTGATAATGAAATATAGGTCTACAAACTTAGCCTTGATTAATCCAAGTGAAGAGTCACTGAAAGGTGAATATTAATAATCTCGTGAAAACTTGCTCAAATGACACATATTTGTAAAGTGAATGTCTCGATTCTTAAACATCAGTGCATAGATTCTAATTGTCCGTGAGGGTGCATATTTGGAACACCCCATAGAAAACTCTCTCTTGGATTGACAACATTGAATTGAGAGTTGTCTGACTGGATAATTTAAGATTAGTAGTTTGATTTGAGGCATAATAGTGATATTGCATTATCTTCCAGGTGATCATAgaaagaatattttgtttataaggCTATCTAGTATGAAGGTCAATGAGTGATACTCGAAGAATTCATTAACCTACCTCGATGAGTAGAAGATCTCCTGtgttttttgtgtttctttatTAAGAAATTTCTTTGCCAAGGTATCACAGTGATTATGCGATGGCTTTCCTAAGTCGATCATTTACTCGAGAAAATGAATGAGGTGTTGTATAGTATTTTAGTCAGTAAGATTTCGACTCACTATCCATGTATTTGATTCAATCTAAAGATAATTGATGAAGGGGCTATTAGGGTAGTGCCCGGTGTGCTACCTTGTTGATATATAGGATGCTAGCTAGCTAGCATGTTGTAATACCTTTGTAATAAACAATCTTGTTtgtttaacataaataaatcttatgccattaatttttgttatgtaaTAGAATGACATCCCTAGGTCATACATGACTATGGTGCATAGTCACCCATATGATGGTGATTATGAAATATGCGTCCAAAGTTTTCGCTTTAATGTTCCAAGTcaagaattaaaaagatgtGGATATTATTGATCCAGCGGATCTCACACAACACAAATCCTTTAGGAGAACATCTCATTTCATGGATGTCGGGGGTGGAGTTCTAATGTTTGTATGAAGTGCTTGTGAATAAGTTCACCAAATAACTCCATAGGAAATTCTTTATCATAGTGACAacattgaattaaaaattgtcGAATGCGATAGTGCGAGATTAGTCCTTAGATGTGAAGCACAATAGTGATCTTATATTAGGGATCTTGTAGTGATCATAAAGGGGTTGTTTTTGAGTACAAGCCATCTAATATGAAGGCTAATAAGTGGCACGTCAATAATTCACTAACCTACCTTAATGAGTAGGATAATTTCTATACTCTTAactatttcttgattaacaAATCCTTGGCTAAGGTATCATGCAACTAGGCATAGGTTTCCTAGGCTGACctcttaatcaagaaaaggaagaaagttGATGCATGGTTATTTAGTCAACAAGGCCTCCACTCGCAATTCATGCATTAGACTCAATTCAGAGATAATTGATGAAAAGACCTTATTTGCATGATCTCGTTGCCTTAACATTTTCCACATTCACCTAGAGATCATGGaaaatcgtcatatggaagtccAAGTGGCATGATTGGTATGACTAAAATTTTTCGATTTTGATAGTATAGAATCAATCCTAAGACTTGAGGACAATAATAGTCTCCTGCACGGGTGGCTATATCTTGGTCTTGGCAAAAGGTGGTTGTGTTTCTACACGGTCATTATGAGTGCTATACCAATGCAGTCGAAAGGCGTAGAATGACTAGTGAGTTCCAAGACAGAGTCCATCACCTCTATTGAGTCTGTGGCCATAACAGTTAAACAAATAGGAAATAGTTTCCTATGTTGATTAAGAGTGTGATATGAATTTAGAGTTGATACACAGTtgcctagtccaagatggAACCGATACATTGGTCTAGATTAAGGCCAGGACATGATTGGTGGAAGAATCGTGTTTGTATCCACTAGGGAACTAACAAGTTCACGCTATCTTCACCTGTCTCTATTGCTATGGACCATTACTAGACAGCAATCCATGATAACAGATACTtagcaattaattaaaagtgatTTGATTAATctagtattaaatatttgccaattaaattatgtactGACACAAACTTAAGTCTAATTGAAGGTGAACTTatagagtcacacacaaattacCTATGATTTTGTTGGAATTActtatgaattaattctaaaagaaaatgattaatttgaaatgttcaaattaattctatgaGATGGGAGCCCAAGTTTTTTACCTAATGTTGTTTGATTGAAATTTGGCCTtgtctaaattaaattaatgagatcaatttatttgaatcgaacttaattaattggttcaagcttgatttatttaatatgattaaataaatttgaattgggccttaaaattaataaaattaattggttGGCCTAATAAAATGTAGTTAGGCTTgtactaatttaaaaattatattaaagtcaAGCCCAAGCCgacatttaattaaatccaagtCCAAATCCGTGAGAGGGAGGTTGAGAGAGGATATAAATGTGcatgaaaattacacatttCATGCTTTTGTGGATGTGTTAGCATGTGTAGTGGTGTGTGTACATGTTTGTGAAACAAAAGATACAATACACTCTCTTGTGTGTAGCCGTCCACCTCTCCTCTTTACTCTTTGGTCcttcttttgttcttcttgCAAGTGAACAACgttgaacaaaataattatactaatcaATATTACTAgttgttttgtgttttcttttttgatgcACATCTGTTTAAGTGTGGTGTCGATAAAATAGAGGATCTTGGTTTAACTCCTGCATGAACGCCAAGAATGGAACAACGCTTGTACCCATTTGAAGGCAAAACTACAAGAAGTAATTCCTTTTACGTTCCATGTAACTTTTTGGTTTTCAAAATCTAACCACGTGaatgttatttaatttaattagtgatGAACTTTGATCCCTACATGGTTTTATGATTTTCCATGTTTTAAGTTTAAAGTTTGGCTGCGTATATGTTTTCCCGAACCATACCTATATGGTGGAGTGGGACTACACTGTGGTTGCGGTTCATTTGTTTCAAGTGGGTTGATGAATGTGTTTCAACAACTAGTTTTCCTGTTTGCTTTAATAGTTCTATACGTGAGTTCTTTGCACGGGCAAGGGGGCAAAGGGACAGAGGCAAGGGGACCCCATGGCCCTTACCTTTCTGTTCCTATCATGGAGACTTTTCATCTTATTTGCAGAGCGAAGGTGGATCAGccagatttattttcttaccacTGGGTGGCACAAGGAATTGAAACTACTCCATCTATGTTTGCTGATGACttactatatttttgtaaGGTAAATGTACACTCACTAAGGATCTTCAAAAAGGTTTTGGATCAATTTGGAGAATTATGAGGGCTCTAAGCTTATCCAGCAAAGAGCTAAATTATCCTCTCAAAATCAGTAGGGTGAAATAAACAAgaatttcttgttgttttGGGGTTCCAAGAGGGCTCACATCCTGTTAAGTATCTGAGGTTGCCACTTACATCTTCTAGATTAACTATGGCAGACTACGAACCTTTATTATTGAACATGGAACAAGGAATCACTGGATGGACTCGCATCAATCTCTCCTTTGCTGCTAGGACTCAGCTTATCAAATCTGAGCTGTGTGTTATGTGTATATACTGGAGAGCAGCTTTTGTGCTCCCTAAAGGAGTGATCAGGATCACTGAGAGGAGGTTGAGGACTTTCTATGGCAAGAGAACACCAGATCAGGCTATGCCAAAGTGGTTTAGGGACAAATCTGCCAACCTGTTAATAATATGGCCTTGGCATCATAGATGTTGGGGACATTAACTTCGCACCAATGAGCAGGCATATGTATGCTGTAATGCAGCAACTTCTACATCAATTTGGGTCGCATGGATATTAcaacacataattaaaaaGCTTACAATATGAACTGCAAGGCCAAAGGAAGTTGGAGCTAGAGGAAGATTTTAAAGTTGAGAACCCAACTCCAAACAGGGGTGGACTACAGGGTTGGTTAAGGACAAACCTTCAAAATCTGGTCAGATTCTTGGCATGGGGAATGAATTCTATTACACAACTACCTTACACTCCCCTTTATTACAGGAATCCCCTATGATGTGCTAAGTtgcattttgtcattaatgcaGGACAATGGGAATGGCTGGCTAATAGAACCGCTGAGGTGATGCAACTCTTGAGCATCTGCCACTCATTCAGCAAGGGTCAGATTCAATTCTATGGAGTCCAGCAGAGATTCTTATAAGTTATTCCACCTTCATTCCAGCAAGGTGGCATGGTACGCTTTACTGCAGGGGCTGTTCAAAATACCACGAATACATTTATTTCGACTTGCTATTTCTGGAGAAACTAACTACAATAGACAAACTGTGGATGCAACAAGAGGATAGGAACTGCGTTTTGtggggtttaatgcaatttaccccctacaGGGTCGATTTCAATGGTGGCCATGTCCACACTAGCAACAGGGGGTACTATGGGCAACCAAATGTTGGAGGGGCAAACACCTGGTAAAGCAGCATTTATGTGTTTACTTGCCTCACTGATCTACCATatatggagggagaggaacttCAGAAGATTTTAGGGCAAGACATGTTCTCCAGTGCATATATTGCAGTTTTAGTACTCGATATATATGCACACATATTTTTCACCTGTTAATTAGCACCAAAGCTCTTATTTCCATTCCCTCAATTTATTTACCtcatatttgtttcatttctGCTATCATTCTCTTCTCTTCCTagttttggtcattttttagATCACTTTTGTGTTTAAAGTATTCCTGAAGGAAACCCTTAGTCGCTCCAGGCATGGCGCTTCTCTTGCACTTCAGGCAGTAAGAGTGTCAATTTCTCTCGCTGCTGAGGAAGTATGTCAGTTTATTTAGTTAAATACATTTGATTGGATCACCAACTCTGCAGTGTTATGGTTGACTCTTGGAATTTGGctaggaaaaataaaatggatgaAGCATAAAGTTACATTGCTTGTAGAGAAgatatattttccttttgcaTTACAGATTTCAGACCCGGGAACGCACATATGATTAAGTCTTcaaacttattatataattaatttaaatctgaCAACTGAAATTTTTGCCAAATTTGACAACTAAAATTTTCGCGAGTCAGGTTCTGATATATTTCCTGCAGTACTTGACATGGTATGTGGCCTTATGGAGCACAATGGATCAGCTCTCAGGATCTGTTTGCTCAATTCCATTGGCCTAACTAAAGAGATCACCATGGGTTTTCTTATAATCCATTTATACTAAACGAATCGCTTAAGAACATAATATAAACTTTGCGCAACGCTGATGTCCATTCCATCATCAACGCTGATGTTTCATgagtcaaaattcacaataGTTCATCATAAAGCACACAGTAACAGTAAGTTAGGATATTCATATACCCAAGTGTTCCGTGTTTGTGTTCATTTTCTTACGAGTATACAGATGTTGGCAGACAGATGTCAGTCGACTACAAAACTCTGCTCGGACTTGATATTTTCAATTGTAGCTTGAATGATAGAACGAGACAGGCCAGAAAGAGTGATTTCTGTATTTAGCCAAGTTTCACATCCCAGAATTAGCAATTATGGTTGCAGCTGAGGATGTAAAAAGCCATTGCCCTCCCATTGCACCTGTGGAGCTCTAAATAGCAACTTTCCGAGCACTGGTTCTTGTACTTTTGGAATATCCGGTTTTGCTGGAATATTTTCGTTACCGGTAAAAACAACTTCTGGCAAGGTTCCGGTCTTCAGTTGTTGCCGGAGGACATCAGGCAACAAATCCACACTTTGGCCCTGCAAGGAAAAAGACGAACCAGTTTGCTTAACATCAAACCCTTTATTTGACACTCTAGACACCTCGAACTCCATAACTTCAATCACCCCAGACCCCCAACACAACCTTCTATCCCCCAAGACtatcacaaaaagaataaaataaaaaagtaaaaagaacaGACTTAGACGAGACGGAGAGCATGAAAAATTTCAGCCTCTACCGGAACAGACAACAAAATTTCCAGTGAAGAAAACTAAAAGCCGAGCATGAATACAGCTGGAAACTACATTCCCATTCTCTCtagtgaaattaattaaaaggaaCAAGAACAAAATGTGTTCCCAGATCCAAATATCAAATGGACACAGGGAATGAATTCTGAGAAACTTAAATGTTAACTTTCTGTGTATCAGAAAATGCTCATTAATATTGGTTAAAGCGGTCTAAGAACAAACACGTTTCAGAATTTAAATAGCAGGAGGATATCCAGAAATGTGTTTCTAATATTTGGCAAAGACATTTAAGCAGCATGCAATTTAGTGATTTAGTTATAACTATTTGCTGCCTTTTGAAAAACGATTTAGCAAAATCCAGAAAATAGTCAAATGACTAGAAAGAACAAAACTGGCCAACGTGGGTATTTTCATTGTATCCAAAACACATACAGCAAAAAGTTCAAGCACAaacattaatttcaaaaatcaatcaGCAGTCACTCTGAATAGAAAATCAGACCCCAAGAAATATGCATCAAGCATATGGAACATTAAATGCAAGCATACCACGGCAAGTTCCTGTTTTCCTAGACATCATTGGCAGTactttattcaaatatttcttgacaaataaattattagcaTATTAAGAAATAGTAATAACTTAAAAAGTCGAGAAGACTTACAACTAATCCCTTTCTCCAGTGGCTCAtcgatcttattttatatgcGATCTCGTCATTCCGATTTTTCGAAATAAAATCTTCCTCCAGAATCTGAAGCTTAGAATCCACTTGGTATGCGTCAACGTAGCGATAACGCTGTAATAgtaaagaatgaaaatgatGTAGTGATTGCTAATTAAGCCATAAAGACTGAGACAGGATGACTGAAGATACAGATACATAACCAGCAAGCACCTTAACTGCCTAACATAAACTCCACCTAAACAAACTGTAATGAACTTCAAATAGAACTAAACATGTAAGTTGAAATATACAAGCACTAGTACACAAATAATCTAACTGATGTATATGGGAAACTTAGTTTCAAAATTGGAACCTTTCCCTTCCATTTTAGGATGATTCAAATAAAGATTTTCTAGACGGATAagaaaactatataaaaattatgttggaTCACAAACTAAAATCTTGGAATATGTTTTATATGGATAACGAAGACACAATAAAATTGCACTGGACTTGGGAACTGGATGTGAGAAAACTTCAGTCAGCTGGAATCACTTCCACAcccaattgaatttttttgggcTTGGTTTCAGGCATAAATAAACTATTCTAACTGTGTTCAGTAGGTAGGAGGGGCCAAGGGGAGAGCAGTGAAAGTTGTGCACACTCTTTTTGCTTTGTTAGGACGTACAAATGAAGGAAAATAGAGTGTTGAAGCAATCTCACCTAAAGTCCAAATTCCAATTCCTTACTATAAGTATTTTCCTGAATAACTTTTCAAGTGCCTTACTATGCCAATTAGGTCCTAGGCCAAACACATAGCTCATGTATATTACGTGATCGTAAGGGTCATCCACCCACACCAAAAACCAACTAAATAAAGTTGCTATGGGTATAGGTGTTGTCAACCAAGGAAAGAGCAAAGGGTGGGGAACAGGGAACAAACCATTCTATAACCATATAAAATGAAAGCCGCATAATTGCCAGTTGTCTCCAATGTATTGCTATGGGATTATAGAACAATTAGTAAAAACTATTTTCCAGTTGAGATAAATCTGCAAATAAGAATGCATGCTCAGTGTTGCAGCACAAGTGTCCGGAGATAAAGAAGATTAATGGCAAGCCATAACCTAGATAGGAAAGCATAAGTACCTGTAAATAGAAAACCACAAGAAGACTTCCGACTGTTGATGAACAATCCTCTGTTGCAAAATCAAACAAGCATTTATGAAGATGCTTCTCCTCATCATAGTTCCACGGCAATTCAATCATCCGATCGACCAAGTTCCTCCGAATACAAAGACAACAGATTTCGGTTACCAGAACCTCCAACCATAGTGTCCAATTGCAAGACTGTtctttaatttcatcatatgTGCCAGTTAGTTTCTTATCCTTGACTTTTGAGCATATCGTTCTCTGGTACATAAATGCTTCAGTCAGAAGCCCAGATTCCACCCGAACCCGAACAGCAGTGACGGCTTCCCCAAGTGAAACTAATGTTGCTCCCCCATCTCGTCCTGACCACCTCAAAGCCATAAGAGCTGCATCAGGATTTTGTCGCTCTAATAGTGCCTGTGCAACCTTAGGATGAATGTTCGGGCCTGCGATTTCAGGAAGAAGGCGAGATGCTTCCTGGCAATACAACTTGTGAAGAATAATCAGTTCAGCCAATAACAGATCTAGAGCAGAAAATAACATAACAAAATTTCAGTCATTATTGTCTTGATAGTTTTAGATGGGACGGGCCCACTAAAAACTTGATGAAGCAGAGATGCATAGTATCAGATATGTTTAGTTTGTGGATCCCCAACATGGATATTTGTCTATGAAAATGTCAATCTGTTGGCAAGAAAACGATCCACACTACACCAACCAAGCCAACAAACAGAAAactttaagttttcattttccaGTAAATGCTTTTAATTCGTCAAAGCACAGACTTCTAGATCATGCTACATATATCCTCTAATGACCCACATATTTATAGGAACACCCTCCCCCCTAAGTTCATAGCCATTGTATTCGACATGCAATGGTCTATAAcctatttctttctcattctttcttccttcttttttttcggGAAGACGAGCTTCCTAAACATTTCCTCAAAACTGCAGAAAGACTAGAATATATGCTAAAACTGTGGCTTGGAGAAAAGTAAAAACCAAACGATCCACTCTAACACACAGgttgatataaaattttacatcgCCCTGGAAAATAGTAAAACAATTAACTgattatttcattaaacaaTTCAAGACTGAAAAGGGCAGTAGATGTACAGTGAAAAACACGAAAGAGAAGTAACAGGAAAAAGAACATAGTGCTCTGGACAACTAACTAATCATTTCCGAGCACTGTTCAAAAAATCTCCAGAAGCATCAAGCCTGTGTCACCACATACTTCATACAGCTGCTGAACAGAGAAAATGGTTGAAATTCATCTTAACAAGACCAGAAGATGATAGTCTACCTTCACAGCTTCATCAGTGTGGTCATCCAAAAGATAGAAGACAAAAGATTCCAGCAAAGAGTGCCTGGTTATACTGAATGTGACAGCAAAGTCATCAACAATCCATCGCCAACCTTCATCAGGCATTGTCCAGTGTcgatcaaaaagaaaatacaagaaCTGAGGCTGAGCTTAAGGAAAAGCAAAATGAAAGCAACATTAATCATCCGAAACTAAAAAACTCTATCAAGCAAGACATTCCACACTGTATTTGAGATTAGATAGGATACAATAGCCTGCTTGGCGATGACTAAATCAGAATTTCCTCGTAGAAAGAGCAAGTCAACAGCAGCACGGAGATTTTCAAAGGGGTAGCATCCAGGCATTCCATGCAACTTAGATCGAAAATATAAATCACCCCCGCCTGTCAGCAACGATGCAATTGATACTTCACCTTCATCTTTTTCAGCATATTCTTGCTCTGTATCAAGATTTGCAAGTGCATCTTCAATAAAGAGGCTAGACGCACTCTGCTCACTAGACTCCAATATGCGACTCACTGGATCAGGCCATGCTCGCTTAATTGCTGCAGATTTCCTTTCACGAACAGATGAACGCCACAAA includes:
- the LOC105164354 gene encoding E3 ubiquitin-protein ligase HOS1 isoform X2, giving the protein MVGRKFDEPTASSSQALVRLASIDPIELCNEAKLERCRATRDLRSCGRCVQRVLISCGHAALCEECSQRCDSCPICRIALPKGANELPLRLYYECIEGGLISKRCDDRLQDKEDAENQLIADVQRLYSLFDVALENNLVSLICHYVTDVCMDESAVSSDPVIAFLLDEKVVKDWCRRTFKIILTELQAIYNLTVLEMKGKLSLLLKISLKLAGMSNVLEVLESSFRGSASAMLVDLNHLQENIVKTKQHLDIMMWCIRHQFLEKVRSRYSDFALWRSSVRERKSAAIKRAWPDPVSRILESSEQSASSLFIEDALANLDTEQEYAEKDEGEVSIASLLTGGGDLYFRSKLHGMPGCYPFENLRAAVDLLFLRGNSDLVIAKQAIFLYFLFDRHWTMPDEGWRWIVDDFAVTFSITRHSLLESFVFYLLDDHTDEAVKLYCQEASRLLPEIAGPNIHPKVAQALLERQNPDAALMALRWSGRDGGATLVSLGEAVTAVRVRVESGLLTEAFMYQRTICSKVKDKKLTGTYDEIKEQSCNWTLWLEVLVTEICCLCIRRNLVDRMIELPWNYDEEKHLHKCLFDFATEDCSSTVGSLLVVFYLQRYRYVDAYQVDSKLQILEEDFISKNRNDEIAYKIRSMSHWRKGLVGQSVDLLPDVLRQQLKTGTLPEVVFTGNENIPAKPDIPKVQEPVLGKLLFRAPQVQWEGNGFLHPQLQP
- the LOC105164354 gene encoding E3 ubiquitin-protein ligase HOS1 isoform X3 yields the protein MVGRKFDEPTASSSQKALVRLASIDPIELCNEAKLERCRATRDLRSCGRCVQRVLISCGHAALCEECSQRCDSCPICRIALPKGANELPLRLYYECIEGGLISKRCDDRLQDKEDAENQLIADVQRLYSLFDVALENNLVSLICHYVTDVCMDESAVSSDPVIAFLLDEKVVKDWCRRTFKIILTELQAIYNLTVLEMKGKLSLLLKISLKLAGMSNVLEVLESSFRGSASAMLVDLNHLQENIVKTKQHLDIMMWCIRHQFLEKVRSRYSDFALWRSSVRERKSAAIKRAWPDPVSRILESSEQSASSLFIEDALANLDTEQEYAEKDEGEVSIASLLTGGGDLYFRSKLHGMPGCYPFENLRAAVDLLFLRGNSDLVIAKQAIFLYFLFDRHWTMPDEGWRWIVDDFAVTFSITRHSLLESFVFYLLDDHTDEAVKEASRLLPEIAGPNIHPKVAQALLERQNPDAALMALRWSGRDGGATLVSLGEAVTAVRVRVESGLLTEAFMYQRTICSKVKDKKLTGTYDEIKEQSCNWTLWLEVLVTEICCLCIRRNLVDRMIELPWNYDEEKHLHKCLFDFATEDCSSTVGSLLVVFYLQRYRYVDAYQVDSKLQILEEDFISKNRNDEIAYKIRSMSHWRKGLVGQSVDLLPDVLRQQLKTGTLPEVVFTGNENIPAKPDIPKVQEPVLGKLLFRAPQVQWEGNGFLHPQLQP
- the LOC105164354 gene encoding E3 ubiquitin-protein ligase HOS1 isoform X1; its protein translation is MVGRKFDEPTASSSQKALVRLASIDPIELCNEAKLERCRATRDLRSCGRCVQRVLISCGHAALCEECSQRCDSCPICRIALPKGANELPLRLYYECIEGGLISKRCDDRLQDKEDAENQLIADVQRLYSLFDVALENNLVSLICHYVTDVCMDESAVSSDPVIAFLLDEKVVKDWCRRTFKIILTELQAIYNLTVLEMKGKLSLLLKISLKLAGMSNVLEVLESSFRGSASAMLVDLNHLQENIVKTKQHLDIMMWCIRHQFLEKVRSRYSDFALWRSSVRERKSAAIKRAWPDPVSRILESSEQSASSLFIEDALANLDTEQEYAEKDEGEVSIASLLTGGGDLYFRSKLHGMPGCYPFENLRAAVDLLFLRGNSDLVIAKQAIFLYFLFDRHWTMPDEGWRWIVDDFAVTFSITRHSLLESFVFYLLDDHTDEAVKLYCQEASRLLPEIAGPNIHPKVAQALLERQNPDAALMALRWSGRDGGATLVSLGEAVTAVRVRVESGLLTEAFMYQRTICSKVKDKKLTGTYDEIKEQSCNWTLWLEVLVTEICCLCIRRNLVDRMIELPWNYDEEKHLHKCLFDFATEDCSSTVGSLLVVFYLQRYRYVDAYQVDSKLQILEEDFISKNRNDEIAYKIRSMSHWRKGLVGQSVDLLPDVLRQQLKTGTLPEVVFTGNENIPAKPDIPKVQEPVLGKLLFRAPQVQWEGNGFLHPQLQP